One segment of Trichlorobacter ammonificans DNA contains the following:
- a CDS encoding cytochrome c3 family protein, which yields MRRLLFPLLLVLTVVPATATAFECTVCHSKNPAMVKMHAAARGQGCFGCHRVGERLMGKKQPKDRESLLARRQIDTTCLPCHGTPPAR from the coding sequence ATGCGCCGCCTGTTGTTCCCCCTGTTGCTTGTACTTACCGTTGTCCCGGCTACGGCAACCGCCTTTGAATGCACCGTCTGCCACAGCAAAAACCCCGCCATGGTGAAAATGCACGCTGCCGCGCGGGGACAGGGCTGCTTCGGCTGCCACCGGGTGGGAGAACGGCTGATGGGCAAGAAACAGCCCAAGGACCGGGAAAGCCTGCTGGCCCGCCGCCAGATCGATACCACCTGCCTGCCGTGCCATGGGACGCCCCCGGCACGCTGA
- a CDS encoding TIGR04283 family arsenosugar biosynthesis glycosyltransferase: MKVSVIIPVLFEAERINDAVEQVRRYADDTEIIVVDGDPAGSTLSATADTRIVHLIAPPGRGSQLAAGVRAAHGDLLLLLHADTLLPADAFASLRRAAAAGADWGSFRLGIDAIGAGWRLMERIIDLRCRLFSLPYGDQAIFLTRDAIERIGGIPEIPLMEDVALVRSLKCCRLRGILLPERVRTSPRRWQRDGIVRRSLKNWWLLLRYLAGTPPERLAREY, translated from the coding sequence ATGAAGGTTTCCGTCATCATACCGGTCCTGTTCGAAGCGGAGCGGATCAACGACGCCGTGGAACAGGTTCGCCGCTACGCCGACGATACCGAAATCATTGTGGTAGACGGCGATCCCGCCGGCTCCACCCTGTCAGCCACCGCCGATACCCGGATCGTCCACCTGATCGCCCCTCCGGGACGGGGCAGCCAGCTGGCTGCCGGCGTCCGTGCCGCACACGGCGACCTGCTGCTCCTCCTCCATGCCGACACCCTGCTGCCTGCCGACGCCTTTGCCTCCCTGCGACGAGCAGCTGCTGCGGGAGCAGACTGGGGCTCTTTCCGGCTGGGAATCGACGCCATCGGAGCCGGCTGGCGCCTGATGGAACGGATTATCGACCTGCGCTGCCGCCTCTTCTCCCTCCCCTACGGCGATCAGGCGATTTTTCTCACCCGCGATGCCATCGAGCGGATCGGCGGTATTCCTGAAATTCCTCTCATGGAGGACGTGGCGCTGGTGCGCAGCCTGAAATGCTGCCGACTGCGCGGCATCCTGCTGCCGGAACGGGTCCGCACCTCACCGCGACGCTGGCAGCGGGACGGCATTGTCCGGCGCAGCCTGAAGAACTGGTGGCTGCTCCTGCGTTACCTGGCCGGCACTCCGCCGGAACGGCTGGCACGGGAATACTGA
- a CDS encoding TIGR04282 family arsenosugar biosynthesis glycosyltransferase: METAGSCIALFVKPPLPGRVKTRLARSIGHPAACRLYEMLVRRTIAHCRASGLSLVICHDGDDPALLPAFWLKRASTCLPQRGADLGERMADAFTRLFAAGAQRVILIGSDIPGLDADYLRQADRLLAHHGLVIGPALDGGYCLIALQAAAFSPELFRGIPWSGERVLELTLAAARTVGLSPVMLAPLRDLDTIDDLQALRAAGLLPEEETMDTISCSDREWRERLTPTQYRITRLAGTEPPFVNPYWNNHAAGLYRCVCCALPLFRSDDKYDSGSGWPSFFQPVDPAHFVTDEDRSLGMVRTELRCARCDAHLGHLFPDGPPPTGQRYCINSAALEFIPDP, encoded by the coding sequence ATGGAGACAGCCGGCAGCTGCATTGCCCTCTTCGTCAAACCGCCGCTGCCGGGCCGGGTGAAGACCCGCCTTGCCCGCAGCATCGGTCACCCTGCCGCCTGCCGGCTGTACGAGATGCTGGTGCGCCGGACCATCGCCCACTGTCGTGCCTCGGGCCTGTCGCTCGTGATCTGCCATGACGGCGACGATCCCGCGTTGCTGCCCGCCTTCTGGCTGAAGCGGGCATCGACCTGCCTGCCGCAGCGGGGCGCCGACCTGGGGGAACGGATGGCCGACGCCTTCACCCGCCTCTTCGCGGCCGGCGCACAGCGGGTCATCCTGATCGGCAGCGACATCCCGGGGTTGGATGCCGACTACCTGCGCCAGGCCGACCGCCTGCTCGCTCACCACGGCTTGGTGATCGGGCCGGCCCTGGATGGCGGTTACTGCCTGATCGCCCTGCAGGCTGCGGCCTTCAGCCCGGAGCTGTTCCGCGGCATCCCCTGGAGCGGCGAACGGGTACTGGAACTGACCCTGGCCGCCGCCCGTACCGTCGGTCTTTCGCCGGTGATGCTTGCTCCCCTGCGGGACCTGGACACTATTGACGACTTGCAGGCCCTGCGGGCTGCGGGACTGCTGCCGGAGGAGGAAACCATGGACACGATCTCGTGCAGTGATCGCGAATGGCGGGAACGACTCACCCCCACCCAGTACCGGATCACCCGGCTGGCCGGCACCGAGCCCCCTTTTGTCAACCCCTACTGGAACAACCATGCAGCCGGTCTCTACCGTTGCGTCTGCTGCGCGCTTCCCCTCTTCCGCTCCGACGACAAATACGATTCCGGCAGCGGCTGGCCCAGCTTCTTTCAGCCGGTGGACCCGGCCCACTTCGTCACCGACGAGGATCGCTCCCTGGGAATGGTGCGCACCGAACTGCGCTGCGCCCGGTGCGACGCCCACCTGGGACATCTCTTCCCCGACGGCCCTCCCCCCACGGGGCAGCGTTACTGCATCAACTCCGCAGCCCTGGAATTTATCCCGGACCCCTGA